The Hydrogenophaga crocea genome contains a region encoding:
- a CDS encoding ferredoxin:protochlorophyllide reductase (ATP-dependent) subunit N, whose translation MDARVIPIREAAACDAPPAVSQERGQREVFCGLTAIIWMHRRIQDAFFLVVGSRTCAHLIQSAAGVMIFAEPRFGTAIIDDRDLAGLADANDEIDRVVNRLLERRPDIRLLFLVGSCPSEVIKLDLSRAAQRLNTRHAPAVRVVDFSGSGIETTFTQGEDSCLAALAPQLPALPPTAPPELLVVGTLADVVEDQFRRLFEAMGTGPVRFFPPRRAREMPAIGPNTRMLLAQPFLADTARALESRGVKRLPAPFPIGVEGTTDWLRAGARACGVADERIDAVLQPARERATRALAALRPTLEGRSVFFFPDSQLELPLARFLSREMGMDLIEVGTPYLHRAHLAAELERLPAHTRIVEGQDVERQLDRCLAARPDLTVCGLGLANPLEARGLSTKWSIELVFSPIQGFEQAADLAGLFVRPLERARRLAA comes from the coding sequence ATGGACGCGCGCGTGATCCCGATCCGCGAGGCCGCGGCCTGCGACGCCCCGCCCGCCGTGAGCCAGGAGCGTGGCCAGCGCGAGGTGTTCTGCGGCCTCACCGCCATCATCTGGATGCACCGCCGCATCCAGGACGCGTTCTTCCTCGTGGTGGGCTCGCGCACCTGCGCGCACCTGATCCAGTCGGCCGCGGGCGTGATGATCTTCGCCGAACCGCGCTTCGGCACGGCCATCATCGACGACCGCGACCTCGCGGGCCTGGCCGACGCCAACGACGAGATCGACCGCGTGGTCAACCGCCTGCTCGAGCGCCGGCCCGACATCCGGCTGCTGTTCCTGGTCGGCTCCTGTCCGTCGGAAGTCATCAAGCTCGACCTCTCGCGCGCCGCGCAGCGCCTCAACACGCGCCATGCGCCCGCGGTGCGCGTGGTGGACTTCAGCGGCAGCGGCATCGAGACCACCTTCACCCAGGGCGAAGACAGCTGCCTCGCGGCCCTGGCCCCGCAGCTGCCCGCGCTGCCGCCCACGGCCCCGCCCGAACTGCTCGTGGTCGGCACGCTGGCCGACGTGGTCGAGGACCAGTTCCGCCGCCTGTTCGAGGCCATGGGCACGGGCCCGGTGCGCTTCTTCCCGCCGCGGCGCGCGCGCGAGATGCCCGCCATCGGCCCCAACACGCGCATGCTGCTCGCGCAGCCCTTTCTCGCCGACACCGCGCGCGCGCTCGAATCGCGCGGCGTGAAGCGCCTGCCCGCGCCGTTTCCGATCGGCGTCGAGGGCACGACCGACTGGCTGCGTGCCGGCGCGCGCGCCTGCGGCGTGGCCGACGAGCGCATCGATGCCGTGCTGCAGCCGGCGCGCGAACGCGCCACGCGTGCCCTGGCCGCGCTGCGCCCCACGCTCGAAGGCCGCAGCGTGTTCTTCTTTCCCGACTCGCAGCTCGAACTGCCGCTGGCGCGTTTCCTGTCGCGCGAAATGGGCATGGACCTGATCGAGGTCGGCACGCCCTACCTGCACCGCGCGCACCTGGCGGCCGAGCTCGAACGCCTGCCCGCGCACACGCGCATCGTCGAAGGCCAGGACGTGGAGCGCCAGCTCGACCGCTGCCTGGCCGCGCGGCCCGACCTCACCGTCTGCGGCCTCGGCCTGGCCAACCCGCTCGAGGCCCGCGGCCTGAGCACCAAGTGGTCGATCGAGCTCGTCTTCTCCCCCATCCAGGGCTTCGAACAGGCGGCCGATCTGGCCGGCCTGTTCGTGCGCCCGCTCGAGCGCGCGCGCCGGCTCGCGGCCTGA